From Alteromonas australica, one genomic window encodes:
- the rplC gene encoding 50S ribosomal protein L3 has translation MAIGLVGRKVGMTRIFTEDGTSIPVTVIEATPNRVTQLRTEETDGYRALQVTTGTKKANRVNKAEAGHFAKAGVEAGRTLVEFRLEENEGVDIEVGGEITVEIFNDTKKIDVTGTSKGKGFAGAIKRWNFSSQRMTHGNSLSHRAPGSIGQNQSPGKVFKGKKMAGQLGNKQVTTQSLEVVRVDVENSLILVKGAVPGATGGDVIVLPAVKA, from the coding sequence ATGGCGATTGGTCTAGTCGGTCGTAAAGTGGGTATGACTCGCATCTTCACTGAAGATGGTACGTCTATCCCTGTGACTGTTATTGAAGCGACCCCAAACCGTGTTACTCAGTTACGCACTGAAGAAACAGATGGTTATCGCGCTCTTCAGGTTACTACTGGAACTAAGAAAGCTAACCGCGTCAACAAAGCTGAAGCAGGTCATTTTGCTAAAGCTGGTGTTGAAGCTGGTCGCACTCTAGTTGAGTTTCGCCTGGAAGAAAATGAAGGTGTTGATATTGAAGTAGGCGGTGAAATCACTGTTGAAATCTTTAACGACACTAAGAAAATTGATGTAACTGGTACATCAAAGGGTAAAGGTTTTGCTGGCGCAATCAAACGTTGGAACTTCAGTTCACAGCGTATGACTCACGGTAACTCTTTGTCTCACCGCGCACCTGGTTCGATTGGTCAAAACCAATCACCTGGTAAAGTTTTTAAAGGCAAGAAAATGGCCGGTCAGCTTGGTAACAAGCAAGTGACTACGCAGTCTTTAGAAGTTGTACGTGTAGACGTAGAAAACAGCCTTATCCTTGTTAAAGGTGCCGTACCTGGCGCAACTGGCGGCGATGTTATCGTTTTGCCAGCTGTTAAAGCGTAA
- a CDS encoding GspE/PulE family protein produces MVEAPQPPLFANIKRILDNHSSLLDAYSLLEPIILDLFNAQRMSIFQRRRQHQDLVARFKTGKETLEIKVPISPMSIAGYVALSQTPLLIDNPYDQQELKAVHPRLRFADKFDKTSDFKTHNILCIPIMNAGVLMGVMQIINKKAGGFTQIDLKRAQDLTLVLGDKFRFELGGTHHPFDLLIHRQLVSKAVLSELEATSSDTKTLIQRLSSEHRIADQEIGNALSTHYQVPYIGYLPDKYQRYEGESKLNLSYLKRNFVAVIADVRDNPIVLMAEPNNAALLMEIESALGIESYDIAVGLPSQILQYLGEGSGGGTPGEMSEILDEIGTTAEEKEEHLDELSDDAPAVVRLVSRILHDAKRLSASDIHIDPEKNAPTRVRMRVDGVCRDMSQVPNSHHNAVIARIKIMSNLNIAEKRVPQDGKLAFNMNGQLVEVRVATIPTVAGEGVVMRILASGGAMPIEKMNLAPSNRARLEDMIKKPHGILLVVGPTGSGKTTTLHAILGYLNTPEKKIWTAEDPVEITQPGLQQVQVSPKIGFTFANALRAFLRADPDIILIGEMRDKETAHAGIEASLTGHLVLSTLHTNSAPETITRLLDLGLDPVNFSDACVGILAQRLIRTLCKQCKEKYVASESDVAFIKRQYGNDFIEELKLPASLSLFRANGCEECGHTGYKGRTGVHELLGMTPELRSLVYKEASVAQMKQQAAKDGMRTLAQDAILKVLKGDTDIAQVQIVSGE; encoded by the coding sequence ATGGTAGAAGCACCTCAACCACCGCTTTTTGCAAATATAAAACGCATTCTTGATAATCATTCGTCATTATTAGACGCATACAGTTTGTTAGAGCCGATAATACTTGATTTGTTTAATGCTCAGCGTATGAGTATCTTCCAGCGTCGACGCCAACATCAAGACTTAGTGGCGCGTTTTAAAACCGGTAAAGAAACGCTAGAAATTAAAGTCCCCATCAGTCCCATGTCTATTGCTGGGTATGTGGCGCTTTCACAAACCCCATTGCTTATTGACAACCCTTACGATCAACAAGAGTTGAAAGCGGTTCATCCGCGCCTTCGCTTTGCCGATAAATTTGATAAAACAAGCGACTTTAAGACCCATAATATCCTTTGTATTCCTATCATGAATGCTGGTGTGCTGATGGGCGTCATGCAAATCATTAATAAGAAGGCCGGTGGGTTTACCCAGATTGATTTAAAGCGCGCTCAAGATTTAACCTTAGTATTAGGAGATAAGTTTCGCTTCGAACTTGGCGGCACTCACCATCCCTTCGACTTGCTTATTCACCGCCAGTTAGTGTCAAAAGCAGTTCTGTCTGAGTTAGAGGCGACAAGCAGCGACACCAAAACGCTCATTCAACGCCTAAGCTCTGAACACCGTATTGCAGACCAGGAAATTGGCAATGCTTTGTCGACACATTACCAAGTTCCCTATATTGGTTATCTCCCGGATAAATACCAAAGGTATGAGGGTGAAAGTAAGCTTAATCTTTCCTATTTAAAGCGAAATTTCGTTGCCGTTATTGCCGATGTACGAGACAACCCAATTGTGCTTATGGCTGAGCCGAATAATGCCGCGTTATTAATGGAAATTGAAAGCGCCCTTGGCATAGAAAGTTACGACATTGCGGTTGGCCTACCTAGTCAAATATTACAGTATTTAGGTGAAGGTTCTGGCGGTGGCACGCCTGGAGAAATGAGCGAAATTCTTGATGAGATTGGTACTACAGCGGAAGAAAAGGAAGAGCATCTTGACGAACTTTCTGATGACGCCCCGGCGGTGGTTCGCCTGGTAAGTCGCATTCTGCATGATGCAAAACGCTTGAGTGCTTCTGACATTCACATAGACCCCGAAAAGAATGCGCCCACGAGGGTGAGAATGCGAGTAGATGGTGTTTGTCGAGATATGAGCCAAGTACCTAACTCTCATCACAATGCGGTAATCGCACGGATTAAAATCATGTCTAATCTGAATATCGCAGAAAAACGGGTGCCTCAAGATGGCAAGCTCGCCTTTAACATGAACGGGCAACTTGTGGAAGTTCGGGTTGCGACCATTCCCACGGTGGCTGGCGAAGGCGTTGTTATGCGTATTCTTGCTTCTGGTGGCGCTATGCCAATAGAAAAAATGAATTTAGCCCCCAGCAATCGTGCACGATTAGAAGACATGATTAAAAAGCCCCACGGCATTCTATTGGTCGTTGGCCCTACGGGTTCCGGTAAAACCACCACGTTGCATGCCATTCTCGGCTACTTAAATACACCTGAAAAGAAAATATGGACAGCAGAAGACCCCGTTGAAATAACGCAGCCAGGTTTACAGCAGGTTCAGGTTAGCCCCAAAATTGGCTTTACCTTTGCAAACGCATTACGTGCATTCCTTCGTGCAGACCCCGATATCATTCTTATTGGCGAAATGCGCGATAAAGAAACCGCCCATGCAGGTATAGAAGCGTCGTTAACAGGGCACTTAGTTCTGTCAACACTGCATACAAATTCCGCCCCCGAAACCATTACGCGGTTATTAGATTTAGGCCTAGACCCTGTTAACTTTTCTGATGCCTGTGTGGGTATATTAGCTCAGCGTCTTATTCGAACCTTATGTAAGCAGTGTAAAGAAAAGTACGTGGCGTCTGAAAGTGACGTGGCTTTTATAAAACGTCAATATGGCAATGACTTTATAGAAGAACTCAAGCTTCCCGCGTCTCTTTCTTTGTTTAGAGCAAATGGCTGTGAAGAGTGTGGCCATACCGGCTATAAAGGAAGAACCGGTGTACACGAACTATTGGGGATGACGCCAGAGCTACGCTCGTTAGTCTACAAAGAGGCCAGTGTCGCGCAGATGAAACAGCAAGCTGCGAAAGATGGTATGCGAACCTTGGCGCAAGATGCCATTTTGAAAGTACTTAAAGGGGATACTGACATTGCCCAGGTTCAGATTGTCAGTGGTGAATAA
- the rplD gene encoding 50S ribosomal protein L4 → MELTLKDAQSALEVSEATFGREFNEALVHQVVVAYGAGARQGTKAQKTRAEVRGGGKKPWRQKGTGRARAGTIRSPIWVGGGRAFAAKPRDFDQKVNKKMYRGAIKSILSELIRQDRLVVVEKFGVDAPKTKALISALNEYELNDVLIVTPEVDENLFLAARNLYKVDVRDVAGIDPVSLIAFEKVLITADAVKQLEEALA, encoded by the coding sequence ATGGAATTAACATTGAAAGATGCGCAAAGCGCTCTTGAAGTATCCGAAGCGACCTTTGGACGTGAATTCAACGAAGCCCTGGTACACCAGGTCGTTGTAGCTTACGGTGCAGGTGCTCGTCAGGGTACAAAGGCGCAGAAAACTCGCGCTGAAGTACGTGGTGGTGGTAAGAAGCCATGGCGTCAAAAAGGCACAGGTCGTGCTCGTGCCGGTACTATCCGCAGCCCAATTTGGGTTGGTGGTGGCCGTGCATTCGCTGCTAAGCCTCGTGACTTTGATCAAAAAGTTAACAAGAAAATGTATCGCGGTGCAATTAAGAGCATCTTGTCTGAACTTATTCGTCAAGACCGTTTGGTTGTTGTTGAGAAGTTTGGTGTTGACGCACCTAAGACAAAAGCACTTATTTCAGCACTGAACGAATATGAACTAAATGATGTTCTTATCGTTACTCCTGAAGTTGATGAAAACTTGTTCCTAGCGGCACGCAACTTGTACAAAGTTGACGTACGTGACGTAGCAGGCATCGACCCAGTGAGCTTGATTGCATTTGAAAAAGTGCTAATCACTGCTGATGCGGTTAAACAACTTGAGGAGGCGTTAGCATGA
- the rpsJ gene encoding 30S ribosomal protein S10, with the protein MPNQRIRIRLKAFDHKLIDQSTAEIVETAKRTGAQVSGPIPLPTRKERYTVLTSPHVNKDARDQYEIRTHKRLVDIIEPTDKTVDALMRLDLAAGVDVQISLG; encoded by the coding sequence ATGCCAAATCAAAGAATTCGTATTCGTTTGAAAGCGTTTGATCACAAGTTGATCGATCAGTCTACGGCTGAAATCGTTGAAACGGCGAAACGTACTGGTGCTCAGGTCAGCGGTCCTATTCCTCTGCCTACTCGCAAAGAACGCTATACAGTATTGACATCTCCTCACGTAAATAAAGATGCACGTGACCAATATGAGATTCGTACTCACAAGCGTTTGGTAGACATCATCGAGCCAACTGATAAAACAGTTGACGCGTTGATGCGTTTGGACTTGGCTGCCGGCGTTGATGTTCAAATCAGCCTGGGCTAA
- the rplW gene encoding 50S ribosomal protein L23, with amino-acid sequence MKEERLLKVLVAPHVSEKSTMAAEANNTVVFKVAKDANKAEIKAAVEKLFEVEVEGVRTVNVKGKTKRHGMSFGKRSDWKKAYVVLKEGQDIDFVGGAE; translated from the coding sequence ATGAAAGAAGAACGTCTACTGAAGGTGCTAGTAGCACCGCACGTTTCAGAAAAGTCTACTATGGCTGCTGAAGCGAATAACACAGTTGTATTTAAAGTAGCGAAAGACGCGAACAAAGCTGAAATCAAAGCAGCAGTTGAAAAACTGTTTGAAGTTGAGGTTGAAGGTGTTCGTACTGTGAACGTTAAGGGTAAAACCAAGCGTCACGGCATGTCATTCGGTAAACGCAGCGACTGGAAAAAGGCCTACGTGGTTCTTAAAGAAGGTCAGGACATCGACTTTGTCGGTGGCGCTGAGTAA
- the gpmA gene encoding 2,3-diphosphoglycerate-dependent phosphoglycerate mutase, whose product MYKLVLIRHGESQWNLENRFTGWHDVDLTDTGVAQAKTAGQLMKDAGFEFDQAYTSVLLRAIKTLNIALEEMGQHYLPVERHWRLNERHYGALTGLDKAETAAKHGEEQVKIWRRSFDIPPPAVETESEHFPGHDARYNNVDAEILPRGESLKLTIERVLPYWHDVIRPDIQAGKRVIIAAHGNSLRALVKYLDGMSDEEVLGLNIPTGVPLVYELDENLKPISKEYLGDADAIKAMMDAVAKQGQAK is encoded by the coding sequence ATGTATAAACTGGTACTTATTCGTCACGGAGAGAGTCAGTGGAACCTTGAAAACCGTTTCACAGGCTGGCATGACGTGGATTTGACCGACACTGGCGTAGCGCAAGCTAAGACGGCTGGTCAATTAATGAAGGATGCAGGTTTTGAATTTGATCAGGCCTACACCTCAGTATTACTTCGCGCTATTAAAACCCTTAATATTGCGCTTGAAGAAATGGGACAACACTACCTTCCCGTTGAGCGTCATTGGCGCTTAAATGAACGTCACTACGGTGCGCTAACTGGCCTAGATAAAGCTGAAACTGCAGCTAAGCACGGTGAAGAGCAAGTTAAAATTTGGCGCCGTAGCTTTGATATTCCACCGCCAGCGGTAGAAACGGAAAGTGAACATTTCCCTGGACACGATGCTCGTTATAACAACGTAGATGCAGAGATTCTTCCTCGCGGTGAAAGCCTTAAACTCACGATAGAACGCGTGTTACCTTACTGGCACGATGTTATTCGCCCAGACATTCAAGCTGGCAAACGCGTTATTATTGCGGCCCACGGGAACAGTTTACGTGCCCTAGTTAAATACTTAGACGGCATGTCTGATGAAGAAGTGCTTGGCTTAAATATCCCTACAGGTGTACCGCTAGTATATGAACTAGATGAGAACCTGAAGCCTATTTCTAAAGAGTATTTAGGTGATGCTGACGCAATTAAAGCAATGATGGATGCTGTAGCCAAACAGGGTCAAGCTAAGTAA
- the acnA gene encoding aconitate hydratase AcnA → MKYQSFTTIESSGNAYKAISFDNLSEKYALDRLPFCIKILLENLLRHEDKEFVSSDDIEQVAKWDTENHAQHEISFVPARVILQDFTGVPAIVDLAAMRDAINKLGGDAQAINPLNPVELVIDHSVMVDHFGEEDALEKNTDIEIQRNKERYQFLKWGQSSFDNFKVVPPGRGIVHQVNLEYLARCAFTKQDGNDTLVYPDTLVGTDSHTTMINGLGVLGWGVGGIEAEAAMLGQPVTMLLPKVVGFRLSGELPAGVTATDMVLTITQQLRQHGVVGKFVEFYGPGLKHLTTADRATIANMAPEYGATCGIFPIDDVALDYLRLTGRDEAQITLVETYAKSSNLWHDDFTKDAQYHETLELNLNEVVPSIAGPKRPQDKIALDNAAEAFNEWHKSLIDVQVIEEEAKFVAEGGVAPEIDEEHDSYVEFGGKKFNLEDGAIVIAAITSCTNTSNASVLIGAGLLAQKAVEKGLARKPWVKTSLAPGSQVVTQYLEDAQLMDPLKALGFNLVGYGCTTCIGNSGPLPDEISSAIRKAKLTVTSVLSGNRNFEGRIHADIAANYLASPPLVVAYAIAGNMNIDITREPLGTDDSGNPVYLKDIWPTKEEIDSRIAKYVSGDLFKEKYADVFKGNGVWNDLPVSKTSVYDWPDSTYIKHPPFFQTMGSTPEVLTSIENARCLVKVGDSITTDHISPAGSIAPNSPAGLYLQENGIDVKDFNSYGSRRGNHEVMMRGTFANVRLKNHLAPGTTGSATTHFPSGDAMSIFDAAMRYKEEGTPAIVIGGKEYGTGSSRDWAAKGPSLMGVKVVFAESYERIHRSNLIGMGILPLQFKSGDSAESLNIKGNETFSIDAIERGQKDVQVKMTSFEGETTKFMMDIRIDTSNEFTYFEHGGILHYVIREYLKHA, encoded by the coding sequence GTGAAATACCAATCATTTACCACTATAGAAAGTAGTGGCAACGCTTATAAAGCAATTAGTTTCGACAATCTTAGTGAAAAATACGCACTAGACCGACTTCCATTTTGTATCAAAATCCTGTTAGAAAACTTGTTACGTCATGAAGACAAAGAGTTTGTCTCAAGCGACGATATAGAGCAAGTCGCTAAGTGGGATACCGAGAACCATGCGCAACATGAAATTTCTTTCGTTCCGGCAAGGGTAATCCTACAGGATTTCACTGGTGTTCCCGCCATTGTTGATTTAGCCGCCATGCGAGATGCCATTAACAAACTTGGTGGTGATGCCCAGGCAATTAATCCACTGAATCCAGTGGAATTAGTCATTGATCATTCTGTTATGGTTGACCACTTCGGTGAAGAAGATGCCCTTGAGAAGAACACAGATATTGAAATTCAGCGTAACAAAGAGCGCTACCAGTTCCTTAAGTGGGGGCAATCTAGCTTTGATAACTTCAAAGTGGTTCCTCCCGGCCGAGGTATTGTGCATCAGGTAAACCTTGAGTATTTAGCTCGATGTGCGTTTACTAAGCAGGACGGCAATGACACGCTAGTTTATCCAGATACGTTAGTTGGCACCGACTCCCACACCACCATGATCAATGGGTTAGGTGTATTGGGATGGGGGGTAGGTGGCATTGAAGCTGAAGCAGCAATGTTGGGGCAACCGGTGACTATGTTACTACCCAAAGTGGTCGGGTTTAGATTATCAGGTGAATTGCCTGCCGGCGTTACGGCTACCGACATGGTGCTCACTATTACCCAACAGTTACGACAACACGGCGTGGTGGGTAAGTTTGTTGAGTTTTATGGTCCAGGGTTAAAACATCTCACTACTGCAGACAGAGCGACCATCGCAAACATGGCTCCAGAATACGGCGCCACATGTGGTATTTTTCCTATTGATGATGTGGCGCTCGACTATTTAAGGCTGACAGGAAGAGACGAAGCGCAAATTACGCTAGTGGAAACTTACGCCAAATCTTCCAATCTGTGGCATGACGATTTCACTAAAGATGCACAGTACCACGAAACACTAGAACTCAATCTGAATGAAGTGGTTCCCTCCATTGCGGGGCCTAAGCGTCCACAAGACAAAATCGCGTTGGATAACGCGGCGGAGGCCTTCAATGAGTGGCATAAGTCTCTGATTGATGTACAAGTCATCGAAGAAGAGGCTAAATTTGTAGCGGAAGGCGGTGTTGCACCAGAAATTGATGAAGAACACGATTCCTATGTTGAATTTGGTGGCAAGAAGTTTAATTTGGAAGATGGGGCAATTGTTATTGCGGCTATCACCAGCTGTACCAATACGTCAAATGCTTCCGTGTTAATAGGGGCAGGTTTGCTGGCCCAGAAAGCGGTTGAAAAAGGCCTAGCGCGCAAGCCATGGGTGAAAACATCACTCGCGCCTGGTTCGCAAGTTGTCACTCAGTATCTTGAAGATGCGCAATTAATGGATCCCCTGAAAGCCCTTGGTTTTAATTTAGTGGGATACGGTTGTACCACGTGTATTGGAAATTCAGGTCCTCTGCCTGACGAAATTTCAAGCGCCATTAGAAAGGCCAAGCTGACGGTGACATCGGTTTTATCTGGTAACCGTAATTTCGAGGGTCGGATTCATGCAGATATTGCGGCTAACTACCTGGCTTCACCGCCGTTGGTTGTGGCTTACGCTATAGCGGGCAATATGAATATTGATATTACTCGAGAACCCTTGGGCACTGATGACAGTGGAAATCCAGTGTATTTGAAAGATATCTGGCCAACAAAAGAGGAAATTGATTCACGTATTGCGAAGTATGTATCTGGTGACTTGTTCAAAGAAAAGTATGCGGACGTTTTCAAAGGAAACGGCGTGTGGAATGATTTGCCTGTCAGCAAAACGTCTGTGTATGACTGGCCCGACTCTACCTATATTAAGCATCCCCCGTTTTTTCAAACCATGGGCAGTACACCGGAAGTTCTCACGTCTATTGAGAACGCCCGTTGTCTCGTTAAAGTGGGCGACTCCATTACCACCGACCACATTTCCCCGGCGGGCTCCATTGCGCCAAACAGTCCGGCAGGCTTGTATTTACAGGAAAATGGTATTGACGTAAAAGACTTCAATTCTTATGGCTCTCGTCGTGGTAACCATGAAGTGATGATGCGCGGCACCTTTGCTAACGTAAGGTTAAAAAACCATTTGGCACCAGGTACAACGGGCAGCGCTACTACTCACTTCCCGAGTGGCGATGCCATGTCTATCTTCGATGCGGCAATGCGTTATAAAGAAGAAGGTACCCCAGCCATTGTCATTGGCGGCAAGGAGTATGGTACAGGCTCAAGTCGAGATTGGGCGGCAAAAGGCCCCTCGTTGATGGGCGTCAAAGTCGTATTTGCTGAAAGCTATGAGCGAATTCACCGCTCAAACCTCATTGGGATGGGGATTTTACCTCTTCAGTTTAAATCTGGCGACAGCGCTGAAAGCTTAAACATTAAGGGGAATGAAACCTTCTCTATAGATGCTATTGAGCGAGGCCAAAAAGACGTGCAAGTGAAAATGACCTCTTTCGAAGGGGAAACCACAAAGTTCATGATGGATATTAGGATTGATACATCTAATGAGTTCACCTACTTCGAACATGGTGGCATTTTACATTACGTGATTCGTGAATATTTAAAACACGCTTAA
- the rplV gene encoding 50S ribosomal protein L22, which produces MEALAKHRFARTSAQKARLVADQIRGLHVEKALEVLAYSPKKSAALVKKVLESAIANAEHNEGADIDELVVAKVFVDEGPTMKRIKPRAKGRADRIFKRSSHITVVVADN; this is translated from the coding sequence ATGGAAGCATTAGCTAAACACCGTTTTGCCCGCACGTCGGCTCAAAAAGCACGCTTGGTTGCGGATCAAATTCGCGGTTTACACGTTGAGAAAGCTTTAGAAGTTCTTGCGTACAGCCCGAAGAAAAGCGCAGCGCTAGTAAAGAAAGTTTTGGAATCTGCAATTGCAAACGCAGAGCACAACGAAGGCGCGGATATCGACGAGCTAGTCGTTGCCAAAGTTTTTGTTGACGAAGGTCCAACTATGAAGCGTATCAAGCCACGTGCTAAAGGCCGTGCTGATCGTATCTTTAAGCGCAGCAGTCACATCACTGTGGTTGTAGCGGATAACTAG
- a CDS encoding PH domain-containing protein encodes MTEPVILNAAFNPAVKRYWLVSFLLFSTFTVVGIPLLIITIPLFLFFSSKIINAMSATITERKLVVKRGIWHKEEKSIPLEKITDVAMIQGPLMRMFDLYRLSFETAGQSAQGALVSLIGIDDAEGFRETILSQKDKMNTAATPNYENKRTKDSEMTELLSSVKRIEVLLEEMLREKKH; translated from the coding sequence ATGACCGAACCAGTTATATTAAACGCAGCCTTTAACCCAGCGGTTAAACGCTATTGGCTAGTTAGCTTTTTGTTGTTTTCAACCTTCACTGTTGTGGGTATTCCTTTACTGATTATTACCATACCCCTGTTTTTATTTTTCAGTTCCAAAATTATAAATGCAATGTCTGCGACGATTACCGAACGCAAGTTAGTTGTTAAACGCGGTATTTGGCATAAAGAAGAGAAGTCTATTCCGTTAGAAAAAATTACCGACGTAGCCATGATTCAGGGGCCCCTAATGCGTATGTTCGATCTATACCGGCTTAGCTTTGAAACTGCAGGTCAGTCAGCACAAGGTGCACTAGTTTCATTAATAGGAATTGATGATGCAGAGGGCTTTAGAGAAACAATACTTTCGCAAAAAGATAAGATGAATACGGCTGCAACGCCTAACTATGAAAACAAACGTACAAAAGATAGCGAAATGACAGAGCTACTATCGAGTGTAAAGCGAATTGAAGTGCTCTTAGAAGAAATGCTGAGAGAGAAAAAACACTAG
- the rpsS gene encoding 30S ribosomal protein S19, which produces MPRSLKKGPFIDLHLLKKVEAAVEKNERKPIKTWSRRSMIIPDMIGLTIAVHNGRQHVPVIISDEMVGHKLGEFAPTRTYRGHVADKKAKR; this is translated from the coding sequence ATGCCACGTTCTCTCAAGAAAGGTCCATTTATTGACCTTCACTTGCTGAAGAAGGTAGAGGCTGCAGTGGAAAAGAACGAACGTAAACCAATTAAAACTTGGTCTCGTCGTTCTATGATCATCCCAGATATGATTGGGTTGACCATTGCGGTCCATAACGGTCGCCAACATGTACCTGTCATTATTAGTGACGAAATGGTCGGCCACAAGTTGGGCGAATTTGCGCCAACGCGTACTTACCGCGGCCATGTCGCGGACAAGAAAGCTAAACGTTAA
- the rpsC gene encoding 30S ribosomal protein S3 — MGQKVHPTGIRLGISKPWTSTWYANTADYADNLYNDHQVRQYLTKQLKNASLSKIVIERPAKSIRVTIHTARPGVVIGKKGEDVEKLRNHVSKLAGVPAQINIAEVRKPELDGQLVADSISSQLERRVMFRRAMKRAVQNAMRLGAKGIKVEVSGRLGGAEIARSEWYREGRVPLHTFRADIDYATSEAATTYGIIGVKVWIFKGEVLGGLPTTQEQAPAAQPKKKGRNAKREG, encoded by the coding sequence ATGGGACAGAAGGTACATCCTACAGGTATACGCCTGGGTATCAGCAAACCATGGACTTCTACCTGGTACGCTAATACTGCAGATTATGCAGATAACCTGTATAACGATCATCAGGTACGTCAGTATCTGACTAAGCAACTTAAGAACGCTTCACTTTCTAAAATCGTGATCGAGCGTCCTGCTAAGAGCATCCGTGTGACTATTCACACTGCTCGTCCAGGCGTAGTAATCGGTAAGAAAGGTGAAGACGTAGAGAAGTTGCGTAATCACGTATCTAAGCTAGCCGGCGTGCCAGCTCAGATCAATATCGCTGAAGTACGTAAGCCAGAGCTAGATGGTCAGTTAGTCGCTGACAGCATCTCTAGCCAGCTAGAGCGTCGTGTTATGTTCCGTCGTGCTATGAAGCGCGCAGTACAAAACGCAATGCGTCTAGGCGCGAAAGGTATCAAAGTTGAAGTTAGCGGTCGTTTAGGCGGAGCAGAAATTGCACGTTCTGAATGGTACCGTGAAGGTCGCGTTCCTCTGCACACTTTCCGTGCGGACATCGATTACGCAACCTCAGAAGCTGCAACTACCTACGGTATCATCGGCGTTAAAGTATGGATCTTCAAAGGTGAGGTTCTAGGTGGACTACCTACAACTCAAGAGCAAGCACCAGCTGCTCAACCTAAGAAGAAAGGCCGCAACGCTAAGCGAGAGGGCTAA
- the rplB gene encoding 50S ribosomal protein L2 has product MPLLKAKPTSAGRRHVVQVTNPDLHKGAPYAPLLEKNSKSGGRNNNGRITTRHIGGGHKQHYRVIDFKRNKDGIPAKVERLEYDPNRSANIALVLYADGERRYILAPKGMKAGDAIQSGSGAPIKSGNTLPMRNIPVGTVVHAIEMKPGKGAQIARSAGAYAQILARDGNYVTLRLRSGEMRKVLSDCRATIGEVGNAEHMLRSLGKAGATRWRGIRPTVRGVAMNPVDHPHGGGEGRTSGGRHPVTPWGVPTKGKKTRSNKRTDKLIVRRRNK; this is encoded by the coding sequence ATGCCATTATTGAAAGCTAAGCCAACTTCTGCCGGTCGTCGTCACGTTGTTCAGGTTACTAACCCTGACCTGCACAAAGGTGCACCGTACGCACCTTTGCTTGAAAAGAACAGCAAATCTGGCGGTCGTAACAACAATGGTCGTATTACCACTCGTCACATTGGTGGTGGTCATAAGCAACACTACCGTGTAATCGACTTTAAACGCAACAAAGACGGCATTCCAGCTAAAGTTGAGCGTTTAGAATATGATCCAAACCGTTCTGCAAACATTGCTCTAGTATTGTACGCAGATGGTGAACGTCGTTACATTCTGGCTCCTAAAGGTATGAAAGCAGGTGATGCTATCCAGTCTGGTTCGGGTGCTCCGATCAAGTCTGGCAACACACTACCTATGCGTAACATTCCTGTAGGTACTGTTGTACACGCCATTGAAATGAAGCCTGGTAAGGGTGCACAAATTGCACGCTCTGCTGGCGCTTACGCTCAGATACTAGCACGTGATGGAAACTACGTTACCTTACGTCTACGTTCTGGCGAAATGCGTAAAGTTCTATCTGATTGCCGCGCCACCATTGGTGAAGTAGGTAATGCAGAACACATGCTTCGTTCACTAGGTAAAGCTGGTGCAACTCGCTGGCGTGGTATCCGTCCTACCGTTCGTGGTGTTGCCATGAACCCGGTTGATCACCCACACGGTGGTGGTGAAGGACGTACGTCAGGTGGTCGTCACCCAGTAACTCCTTGGGGTGTTCCTACCAAAGGTAAGAAAACCCGAAGCAACAAGCGTACTGATAAGCTTATCGTACGTCGTCGAAACAAGTAA